One window of the Alligator mississippiensis isolate rAllMis1 chromosome 5, rAllMis1, whole genome shotgun sequence genome contains the following:
- the LOC102570032 gene encoding NAC-alpha domain-containing protein 1 isoform X2: MALAQSPGPSPSLQPQDLPRASHLPALDAVNAADAQELQVPPAPDGSGHASCASTPSEDTVPPKAMMPLQASPTADSDCTPHGTMDPGVLAFLPAKKEDRPQPEGASCDAAVGSSAAGLTALTECGQVLLETDPKMCLAPKGLQEALALDMPDTRIVMGEETRCSSEEEEAGAELQGLLMGAKAEEVAAAGGESRDQEDPGSEAAGKLPPQAMPADCPCPVPKASAHGPTCASRETGELGEELADVPLSQGETTADVPSPSPAPAKDPPDEVAGAELPQAKPAGGLDPDLYFTAPSTPIKTVFSHLKHHPYARDSLSEEQNDMENEGLCSPPTSPSGSYITAEGGSWASSGTSSTSPSCSPNLMAESEAMETPAVYGESLEEPARFPTSSCQSPEEEQEEEEEGDVTFDRLSSGNAAPLSLPAEEEEADGQTTPEEEDEWDSETATSVSQVPSKLQLEMSGERLVAEEKAFDFQGGEPGPEMLPVKVDILTLGQEDARPAAKEPAAGGCSPLAFPGLHSESSCSSEAETPSSLQAETTASSAELPSDFTESTDNDHMIPAVLLPFRGSLLFEAESMEITLFPQGEVAENDVVYGVEDDDSTSASFLHSLSETSINEGVDESFAYQDDTSQSSDSASYNGEEDEKLYSAEQYAVVTDPTREPGKPAAPEDSERGSSPSGSESEMETSSDASDTDEERVAFSALDLEPSGLHPAAIELQLEGDEVEGPAKREGEGERPPSVPSKDVPELITVLAPVAEPKAAEEPLETVTPSPRPASAMGPEEPPPQTKSADGADDSQAEMGSSSESSLGQQSSLSDMQEALEKGLPSAGECLIACFDTDEEAESFPGLESAEPGVQLAPAEPWEEEESAPAAGQAGDAPTVDIGARLKESEARLLELLDQDSTSPAGTRQSPEPGKDEGPLQALLGASEAAVLEQPEVSRADHEPTGDSSAAFSSSEELEEASSLDQVNNNEERGELFSPAELDSQPPLVPDATQPHMTPSSQGDPVAVLESTFPPGELAETPALDLHAMQKGLQELQRQLESGDAFLRPLGSGLPRLSSEQEIEKYVRSYFSTAQFSPAASNGTEPAPSQEAVDPEQDQDAPTLLGLCSEAGETKDATSREPPLPALPGDQAPDANGSLDLGPSEEEEQTVGADEVSEPCVGPKHSASPAPAVEELHPAEGESVDVTELEVVDVGAGHDLAASSGSSASGSEESSQTDSVSAEVCPPAPGDPCPMDDSSTPATQGQALQMPDTGSLEMDIPDTRDGTMSPPGALGEHEPSTEDDLSLSDQDLSLSMSSNEALKGVPEQVETPERGAVAGPGDLPDGERSLPQELAEDSSQLPEPLEEEVAPDTEPGQEESESLSNAPEDEELCSEAASEGVCLTDEEREGKAVPPEMPWEALEGDAASEGGSSAFSDDLPSEDSLEGGQSPSPTAPHIGAGEAPAPGSPQEESDVTASSKESSPEPLDTSQSCAHTDSSFFTAPEESAGDSAGENTLLAHEAPALWHEETLLADASLPAVLEPEHAQGSTASPQRCRSPSEEPSPSPEPCLAVSLHYSSLPPAPHAAGMEHVWLRASAPAPGEPPLPLLFTASEREIYLGEQPLADTGAPSPEHPGMMEVEEDVVEVEAGPRPLSALLQDPAVLAASRRLEEQEQISSMLQGSFGDLRASPRRPGPPLAESSPLVTEAQGVLASLKQEVFESSSGSSTPVSLEAAETQEEVLEATGPYHALESATMEDAAAAQVPEESIPTHEELETVPEALPEPLESAEEAAGGEMVMALEEQPVEEDSSLPSEAPSEDEATQETSHEAQEESAELEEEEMESRKGLEEAEGAQAPPEPAPAEQLLVEDQEAQQSQRPSDAVTHLGEEEKPPSPDAPSPTPLDLSAEPAADSQPPRSPSPEPCPSPAAAPGAEAEEAMEEAAAAESAPEPCPSLAPAPLQPSRLEPAAPEPHAVEAQEPCSPPPAAPLLPAQLVSPEPEPCPGPARPASPGATGQEPPGPPCSQLIQVPPALPSSPPCSNERLQGPRDTSGLPMAKAGLAARDNQPAPLDSRKRLEVLENLVPPVPAKDKLPSSKDPRGRRPVPGSKEPRGKEVAPAEERRAPRSAAPSESSSSSEGELPYRCPEIESLREAAGIAMLEDKKPLAVPRGREANHKGSCNDSESNEESIPELEEPDISEPRTVQTQLTHSMGTGEETISKAKQSRSEKKARKAMSKLGLRQIHGVTRITIRKSKNILFVITKPDVFKSPASDIYIVFGEAKIEDLSQQVHKAAAEKFKVPMEHSPLITETAPTLTIKEESEEEEEVDETGLEVRDIELVMAQANVSRPKAVRALRHNNNDIVNAIMELTM, translated from the exons ATGGCCCTAGCCCAGTCCCCGGGCcctagcccttccctccagcctcAAGATCTTCCCCGAGCCTCACACTTGCCTGCCTTAGATGCCGTGAATGCAGCAGAtgcccaggagctgcaggtgccACCGGCCCCAG ATGGATCCGGCCACGCGTCCTGCGCCTCCACCCCCAGCGAGGACACGGTGCCCCCCAAGGCCATGATGCCCCTGCAGGCCTCCCCGACAGCCGACTCTGATTGTACGCCCCACGGCACCATGGACCCCGGCGTCCTGGCCTTCCTGCCAGCCAAGAAAGAGGACCGGCCGCAGCCCGAAGGCGCCAGCTGCGACGCCGCGGTCGGCAGCAGCGCGGCCGGCTTGACTGCCCTGACCGAGTGTGGCCAGGTCCTCCTGGAGACGGACCCCAAAATGTGTCTGGCCCCCAAGGGCTTGCAGGAGGCGCTGGCCCTGGACATGCCCGACACTCGGATAGTGATGGGCGAGGAGACGCGATgcagcagcgaggaggaggaggccggTGCCGAGCTGCAGGGCTTGCTAATGGGCGCCAAGGCCGAGGAGGTGGCCGCGGCCGGAGGGGAGTCGAGGGACCAGGAAGACCCCGGCTCGGAGGCGGCGGGGAAGCTCCCGCCCCAGGCGATGCCGGCAGACTGTCCCTGCCCCGTACCAAAAGCCTCGGCTCACGGCCCCACGTGCGCCAGCCGGGAGACGGGAGAGCTCGGTGAGGAGCTTGCGGACGTGCCGCTTTCTCAGGGTGAAACCACGGCTGATGTGCCTTCCCCGTCCCCCGCGCCTGCCAAAGACCCCCCTGACGAGGTGGCCGGAGCAGAGCTCCCGCAGGCCAAGCCCGCCGGCGGCCTGGACCCCGACCTCTACTTCACGGCCCCCTCCACGCCGATCAAGACGGTGTTTTCCCACCTCAAGCACCACCCCTACGCCAGGGACAGCCTGAGCGAGGAGCAGAATGACATGGAGAACGAAGGGCTCTGCTCGCCGCCCACCTCCCCCTCGGGCTCCTACATCACGGCCGAGGGGGGCAGCTGGGCTTCCTCGGGCACCTCCAGCACGTCCCCGTCGTGCTCCCCCAACTTGATGGCTGAGTCGGAAGCCATGGAGACCCCCGCGGTCTACGGGGAGTCGCTGGAGGAGCCGGCGAGGTTCCCCACGAGCTCCTGCCAgtcccccgaggaggagcaggaggaagaagaagaggggGACGTGACTTTTGATAGACTTTCATCTGGAAATGCAGCTCCCCTCTCGCTGCCGGCCGAGGAGGAGGAAGCTGATGGTCAAACCACCCCAGAAGAAGAAGATGAGTGGGACTCTGAAACTGCTACCTCTGTCTCCCAGGTCCCCTCCAAACTGCAGCTGGAGATGTCAGGCGAGCGGCTTGTGGCTGaagaaaaagcctttgactttcAGGGAGGAGAGCCTGGGCCCGAAATGCTGCCCGTGAAAGTGGACATCCTCACTTTGGGCCAAGAGGATGCCAGGCCTGCCGCCAAAGAGCCCGCGGCAGGCGGCTGCTCGCCCCTGGCTTTCCCCGGGCTGCACTCGGAGTCCAGCTGCTCCTCCGAGGCGGAGACGcccagcagcctgcaggcagAGACCACGGCGTCCTCGGCCGAGCTGCCGTCGGACTTCACGGAGAGCACGGACAACGACCACATGATCCCTGCCGTGCTGCTGCCCTTCCGCGGCAGCCTCCTCTTCGAGGCGGAGTCGATGGAGATCACGCTCTTCCCGCAGGGCGAGGTGGCGGAGAACGATGTGGTGTACGGCGTGGAGGACGACGACAGCACCTCGGCCTCCTTCCTGCACTCGCTCTCAGAGACCTCCATCAACGAGGGCGTGGACGAGTCCTTCGCCTACCAGGACGACACGTCCCAGTCCTCGGACTCGGCCTCCTACAACGGCGAGGAGGACGAGAAGCTGTACAGCGCGGAGCAGTACGCCGTGGTGACCGACCCCACGCGGGAGCCCGGGAAGCCGGCTGCCCCGGAGGACTCGGAGAGGGGCTCTTCCCCATCAGGCAGCGAGAGCGAGATGGAGACCTCCTCCGACGCTTCGGACACCGATGAGGAGCGCGTGGCCTTCTCGGCGCTGGACCTGGAGCCAAGCGGGCTGCACCCCGCGGCCATAGAGCTGCAACTGGAGGGCGACGAGGTGGAAGGGCCGGCGAAGAGAGAGGGCGAGGGGGAGAGGCCGCCGTCAGTCCCCAGCAAGGACGTTCCTGAGTTGATCACGGTGCTCGCACCCGTTGCTGAACCAAAAGCAGCCGAGGAGCCTTTGGAGACTGTGACCCCGTCTCCGAGACCAGCCAGTGCCATGGGCCCGGAGGAGCCACCTCCGCAGACCAAGTCTGCAGACGGGGCGGACGACTCCCAGGCTGAAATGGGTTCCTCTTCCGAGAGCTCCTTGGGACAACAGTCCTCGCTGTCCGACATGCAAGAGGCCCTGGAGAAAGGGCTCCCCAGCGCCGGGGAGTGCCTGATCGCCTGCTTCGACACGGACGAGGAGGCTGAGTCCTTCCCCGGCCTGGAGAGCGCGGAGCCGGGGGTCCAGCTGGCTCCGGCTGAGCCATGGGAAGAAGAGGAGTCAGCGCCTGCTGCCGGGCAAGCCGGCGATGCACCCACGGTTGACATCGGTGCCAGGCTGAAGGAGTCTGAAGCCCGGCTGCTGGAGCTCCTGGACCAAGACAGCACCTCCCCGGCAGGCACGAGGCAGTCGCCGGAGCCTGGCAAGGATGAAGGTCCTCTCCAGGCCCTGCTGGGAGCCTCTGAGGCGGCGGTCTTGGAGCAGCCCGAAGTGTCCCGAGCTGACCACGAGCCAACGGGCGACAGCTcagctgccttctcctcctctgaggagctggaggaggcctcatctCTAGACCAGGTCAACAACAACGAGGAACGTGGGGAGCTGTTCTCGCCAGCCGAGCTGGATTCCCAGCCGCCTCTCGTGCCGGATGCCACGCAGCCCCACAtgacccccagcagccagggagaccCCGTGGCTGTGCTTGAGTCGACTTTCCCTCCCGGGGAGCTGGCGGAGACCCCAGCCTTGGACCTCCACGCAATgcagaaggggctgcaggagctgcagaggcagctggagaGCGGCGACGCTTTCCTGCGGCCGCTCGGGAGTGGGCTGCCACGCCTGAGCTCAGAGCAGGAGATCGAGAAGTACGTGAGGAGCTACTTCAGCACGGCCCAATTCTCCCCGGCTGCCTCAAATGGCACCGAACCAGCACCGAGTCAAGAAGCCGTGGACCCGGAGCAGGATCAGGATGCCCCCACCTTGCTTGGGCTGTGCTCGGAGGCGGGAGAGACCAAAGATGCCACCTCGAGAGAACCTCCCCTCCCCGCCTTGCCCGGTGACCAGGCACCTGATGCCAACGGCAGCCTGGACCTCGGGCCAAGCGAAGAAGAGGAGCAGACAGTGGGAGCGGATGAGGTGTCTGAACCTTGTGTAGGACCAAAGCATAGCGCCTCGCCGGCCCCTGCAGTGGAAGAGCTCCACCCGGCGGAGGGCGAGTCCGTGGACGTGACTGAGCTGGAAGTGGTGGATGTGGGGGCTGGCCATGATCTGGCAGCCAGCTCTGGCTCCTCTGCCTCGGGAAGTGAGGAAAGCAGCCAGACGGACTCGGTTTCTGCAGAGGTTTGCCCCCCGGCGCCTGGAGACCCATGTCCCATGGATGactcctccaccccagccaccCAGGGGCAAGCACTACAGATGCCAGACACTGGCAGCCTAGAGATGGACATCCCCGACACCAGGGATGGCACCATGAGCCCGCCAGGAGCCCTTGGTGAGCATGAGCCCAGCACCGAAGACGACCTATCGCTGTCGGACCAAGACCTGTCTCTCTCCATGAGCTCAAATGAAGCCCTCAAAGGGGTGCCAGAGCAGGTGGAGACCCCAGAGAGAGGAGCTGTGGCTGGGCCTGGAGACCTCCCCGACGGAGAGAGATCTctgccccaggagctggctgaggacagctcccagctcccGGAGCCTCTGGAAGAGGAGGTTGCTCCAGATacggagccagggcaggaggagagcGAGAGTCTCAGTAATGCCCCAGAGGATGAAGAGCTGTGCTCAGAAGCCGCCTCTGAAGGGGTCTGCCTCACTGACGAGGAGCGGGAGGGCAAGGCTGTGCCCCCAGAGATGCCCTGGGAGGCTTTGGAAGGAGATGCAGCATCGGAGGGGGGCTCCTCGGCCTTCAGCGACGACCTGCCCAGCGAGGACTCCCTGGAAGGTGGGCAGAGCCCgagccccacagctccccacatcGGGGCAGGCGAAGCGCCCGCCCCGGGCAGCCCACAGGAAGAGTCGGATGTGACGGCATCCTCCAAGGAGTCATCCCCAGAGCCCCTGGACACGTCTCAGTCCTGCGCCCACACGGACTCCAGCTTCTTCACTGCCCCCGAGGAGAGCGCCGGGGACAGCGCGGGTGAGAACACCTTGCTGGCCCATGAGGCGCCGGCCCTGTGGCACGAGGAGACGCTGCTCGCCGATGCCTCCCTCCCAGCGGTGCTGGAACCGGAGCACGCACAAGGCAGCACGGCCTCTCCCCAGCGCTGCCGCAGCCCGTCGGAggagcccagcccctctcctgagCCCTGTCTGGCCGTCAGCTTGCACTACTCCTCCCTCCCACCGGCCCCGCATGCCGCAGGCATGGAGCACGTCTGGCTGAGAGCCTCCGCCCCAGCACCTGGCGAGCccccgctgccactgctgttcaCGGCTTCGGAGCGGGAGATCTACCTAGGGGAGCAGCCCCTCGCGGACACCGGAGCCCCCAGCCCAGAGCATCCCGGGATGATGGAGGTGGAGGAAGATGTCGTGGAGGTGGAAGCCGGACCCCGCCCCCTCAGTGCCTTGCTGCAGGACCCGGCCGTGCTGGCGGCCTCCcggaggctggaggagcaggagcagatcAGCAGCATGCTGCAGGGCTCCTTCGGGGACCTGAGGGCTTCGCCGCGGAGACCCGGACCCCCCTTGGCCGAGAGCAGCCCGCTGGTGACAGAGGCACAGGGGGTCCTCGCCAGCCTGAAGCAGGAGGTTTTCGAGAGCTCTTCTGGCAGCTCCACCCCTGTCTCCCTGGAGGCTGCTGAAACCCAGGAAGAGGTATTGGAGGCCACGGGCCCTTATCACGCCCTGGAGAGTGCGACCATGGAggatgcagctgctgcccaagTCCCCGAGGAGAGCATCCCAACCCACGAGGAGCTGGAGACTGTTCCTGAAGCTCTGCCCGAACCCCTGGAGTCTGCTGAGGAAGCAGCTGGCGGCGAGATGGTGATGGCACTGGAAGAGCAGCCTGTGGAGGAAGACTCCTCGCTGCCCAGCGAGGCCCCCTCGGAGGATGAAGCGACTCAGGAGACCTCGCACGAGGCCCAGGAGGAGTcggcagagctggaggaagaggagatggaGAGCAGGAAGGGTCTGGAGGAGGCCGAGGGAGCCCAggccccccctgagcctgccccgGCAGAGCAGCTGCTCGTGGAAGACCAGGAAGCCCAGCAGAGTCAAAGGCCCTCGGATGCAGTCACACAcctgggagaagaggagaagcccCCGAGCCCCGATGCACCCAGCCCGACGCCGCTGGACCTCTCCGCAGAGCCCGCGGCCGACTCTCAGCCGCCCCGGTCTCCATCGCCGGAGCCTTGcccgagccctgctgcagcccccgggGCCGAAGCGGAGGAAGcaatggaggaggcagcagcagctgagtctgCCCCAGAGCCTTGCCCCAGCCTagcacctgcccccctgcagccgaGCAGGCTGGAGCCCGCGGCACCTGAGCCTCATGCCGTGGAGGCGCAGGAGCCCTGTTCCCCACCGCCGGCCGctcccctcctgccagcccagctggtctCTCCGGAGCCAGAGCcatgccccggcccggcccggcctgccTCGCCCGGAGCCACCGGACAGGAGCCTCCTGGTCCTCCGTGCTCCCAACTCATCCAAGTGCCTCCCGCCCTCCCGTCTTCGCCGCCTTGCTCCAACGAGCGTCTGCAGGGCCCGCGGGACACCTCGGGGCTCCCCATGGCCAAAGCCGGCTTGGCCGCGCGGGACAACCAGCCTGCACCGCTGGACTCCAGGAAGCGCTTGGAAG TGCTCGAGAACCTGGTGCCGCCAGTCCCAGCcaaggacaagctgcccagcagcAAGGATCCCCGTGGCAGGCGCCCGGTCCCGGGCAGCAAGGAGCCCCGGGGCAAGGAGGTGGCGCCGGCAGAGGAGAGGCGCGCTCCCCGCAGTGCTGCACCCTCCGAGTCGAGCTCGTCCAGCGAGGGGGAGCTGCCCTACCGCTGCCCCGAGATCGAGAGCCTGCGCGAGGCGGCCGGCATAGCGATGCTGGAGGACAAGAAGCCGCTGGCAGTGCCCAGGGGCCGCGAAGCCAACCACAAAG ggtcctgcaatgactcGGAGAGCAACGAGGAGTCCATCCCCGAGCTGGAGGAGCCGGACATCTCGGAGCCCCGGACGGTGCAGACTCAG CTCACGCACTCAATGGGCACCGGGGAGGAGACCATCAGCAAAGCCAAGCAGAGCCGCAGCGAGAAGAAAGCCCGGAAG GCCATGTCCAAGCTGGGGCTGCGGCAGATCCACGGCGTCACCCGCATCACCATCCGCAAGTCCAAGAACATCCTCTTCGTCATCACCAAGCCCGACGTGTTCAAGAGCCCTGCCTCCGACATCTACATCGTCTTCGGGGAGGCCAAG ATCGAGGACCTGTCGCAGCAAGTGCACAAGGCGGCGGCTGAAAAGTTCAAGGTGCCCATGGAGCACTCGCCTCTGATCACGGAGACGGCCCCTACCCTCACCATCAAGGAGGAGagcgaggaagaggaggag GTGGATGAGACGGGGCTGGAGGTGCGGGACATCGAGCTGGTGATGGCCCAGGCCAATGTGTCGCGACCCAAGGCCGTGCGGGCGCTGAGACACAACAACAATGACATCGTCAACGCCATCAtg GAGCTGACGATGTAG